The Coregonus clupeaformis isolate EN_2021a unplaced genomic scaffold, ASM2061545v1 scaf0022, whole genome shotgun sequence genomic interval TTCCTCTGTTAGTTCCAAAGTAGgcatgtagcctagcggttaagagcgttgggccgaATCCCTGAACCGACTAGGtttaaaatctgtcgatgtgcacttcagcaaggcacttaaccctaattactcctttagtttctgctaaatgacaaaaaaggtCAACACGCTACTCACTAACTGGGGCCCACAACCTATATATCTCGGTGCCCACAATTAACCAAACTAGCTACGTATGAGGTGTAACTTTAGTTAGTTAGTAATGTGTCGAAATAACTTTCACCTCAACTTGCCGGCTACGTCCTGTAGCAAGCAAAGCTActtaacgtttgctagctagctagcaaaacatcGACAGCCATGGCAATCTTGTGAAAACATGCACCACAAGCTTGGTTAACTTAGCTGTTCTGGTAACTGACACATATTACTTTAATATAACTTGTCAAACACACACGGCCATCCCAAACTGGCTAGCTAACTTTATAACATTTTGATGTGTCCTCGTCAGCTTGTGTCGAAAGTGTGACTCTCAGAACAGTGTCCTTCTCCCCCCTCACCAAATAAGTCCGTTGCTTCCCATTCGGTGTGTTACCTCCTCTCCAAACATGATAAAAACGTGTCTGTTGAagtaaaataacacattttcttGTTTGCGAGCGGAATCCGCCTACCAGCGGGACCAACATCGGCGCCATCTTGTCGAATAACGGCGGGTTTCGATTAGTGATGGGTCATGCGCACAAGCATCGGCTCTGAGAGCCGGCTCTTTGTAGTGAATCAGAAGAGCCGGCTCGCATCGAGTGAGAGCCGGCTCCCAGTTTTTTGCCCATTCGCTGCTTAGGTTTCACTTTCACAGAGGTCTGTTATGATTGGCCAGCATGGCGACCAGCATGCGGCATTCACGTGAGAATTAAGGATGTGTAAACAGAGAGGGGGCGGGGCAGACACACCACTTGACTCCACTGcaagtgaagagagagacagagcggacTGAGGAGCGTGTGTGCGTCTTGCATTGTCGTGTCGTTTAACTATGAGTGACACTAGAAAGCGAAGCAGCATCTGGCTGCAGTTTAAAGATATTGGGAACAAGAAAGCAGAGTGCCTTCACTGCAAAACGAAGGTCACTATAAGAGCAGGTTCCACCACAAACCTGCATAGACATACAAGAACTGTCCATCCTACAGTgcagttagaggagagagggcaagCCAGCTCACCATCTACTGATCCTGGTGTGTCTCATACCAGAACAACAGCTGCTGTAACGTCTACTGCCATCCCCATGCGTGCAAGTATAACCTCTCCTACTGCAACTCAAAGCAAAATAAGTCAGTTTTTACCTAAACTGATGACCCCAGCCAAACAGCACAGTATTGATGATGAGTTGGCTAAAATGGTAGCTTCTGATTTTCAACCCTTTTCCATTGTGGAGGACAAAGGAATGAAAAACTTTGTCAAAGCCCTAAATCCCACATACACTCTACCCAGTAGAAAAACACTTTCCCAAACAATGATCCCAAAACTATATGACACAGAACGTGCATTATGGCAAGAAAGGGTGACAAAAGCTCCATCAGTTTGCCTGACAACTGACTGCTGGACCTCCAGAACAACCTGCTCTTTCATGTCTGTCACTTGCCACTTTATTGAAGATTACAAGATGACATCTTGCCTTCTGGACTGCTTCGAGTTCACCGACAGACACACTGCAGAAAACTTGGCAGTGGAGCTACTAAGAGTGGCAAAAGAGTGGCAAGTAGAGGACAAAGTGGTGTGCTGTGTGAGTGATAATGCTGCAAACATCACCAAAGCCATAAAAGTTTTGAAGTGGACCCATCACCCATGTCTGGCGCATACACTAAACCTGGTGGTTAGAGATGCTCTGAAGGTGATCAAAACAACCGTGGATAAGGTGAAGGCTGTTGTGGAGTTTTTCCACAAAAAGCACAGTAGCAGCACAGAAGCTAAAGTCCACACAGCGCCAAATGGGGATTCCTGAACTGAGGCCCAAACAAGAGTGTGCCACCAGGTGGAACTCTACATTTGATATGTTGAAACGAATGCTTGAAATAAAAGATGCCATCATCTCCACCCTGGCCCTCATCAACGCATCTATTGAGCCATTAAGCCAAGAGGAATGGGAGCTGGTGAAAGAGGTCTGCGCCGTCCTGCAACCATTCCAGGAGGTGACTGTGGAGATAAGTGCAGACAGGTACCTAGAACCATTGAAGCATTGTTTTCTCTACTACTATTCAGTCACTATTATACATTGcaaacacaacacatacagtataatgcaTCACGTATAATATGCCACATACTTTTAAAAAACTAAATTCTAAAAGTTGCTGTTTTCTCTCCTTCAGCTATGTCACAGCCTCGAAAATGCTCCTGCTTTGCAAAGGTCTGCAGCTGGTGACAGCCGAGAACCAATGGACAGTAACTGTGCAGAAAGTGAAGGAATTAGTTGCAGCTCTTTGTTCAGCCATGGACCGCAAATTTCTGCGGATGGAGTACAACACTGTCCTTTCAGAAACTACCTTATTGGATCCAAGGTTTAAAAAACTTGCCTTCAGTGATCGTAGAGCTGTTGATGAAGCTCTTCAGAGGAttagtgcagcagcagcagcaaaatGCACCCCCAGCAGCCAGCCAGCTCCACCATTACAGGGCCAAGTGGAGGAGGAGCAGCAAACCTCTGCTGTTTGGAGGCTTTTTGATGACAGAGCTACAGGAGATGCTTCAAGGAGAAATCCGACAGCTGATGCTATAATGGAGGTGAGGAGCTACCTTGAGGAGCCCCTCATCCAGAGAGCAGAAGACCCACTGAGCTGGTGGCAGGCCAAGGCCTCAGTCTTTCCACTCCTGGTGAAGGTGATGGAGGGGAGACTATGTATTGTTGCCACATCAGTTCCTTCTGAGAGAATCTTCTCCAAAACAGGGCAGATACTCACGGAGAGGCGAAATCGTATCAGGCCTATCAGCCCATCCAAGCTGAGGCATCTGATCTTCCTGAATGCCAACCTGCCCTGAGGACTAATGCTGTTTGCTGGAGTTTGGTTCTGGTTTTGATTCTGTTCTGTGGATTTGTTTGAAGTTTATTGTTAATTTGTGCAATAAAAAAGTTTAATTGAAATAAACAAATGTAAGAGTGGTTTTGTCACAGAATAAATGCACAGAATTAGGCATTATAAGGTCTCTCATAAAAACACTGAAAGCAAAAGGGTTTTCAACACATAAACCATGATTTTTTTTCAAAGTTAAGGTAAAATATAGGCTACAAAAGATCCTAAATAAAGAGCCGTTCGGGAGTCGAAAGAGCCGGCTCTTCTTTGGGAGCCGAGTCAAAAGAGCCGGCTCTCAGAAAAGAGCCGAACTTCCCATCATTAGTTTCGATCATCAACCAAGTTACGTTATTTCCGATTACAACGAACTTTGGCCCCGTCGTCATTCATTACTTTTTTAAGGAATAAAATCATAATAGCTATCTATGTGGTTATTTCGCAACATTTGGCTCATTATATGCCTAATTAAATAACATAACGTTTATTTCGACGTTTTGCTTGCAATTTAGGTTTTACTCTTCTTGATTGGATACGATTTCTAAACAATGACGTGCTTGTGACCTTCCTAGGTGTTGTTATTTCCTGAAACCGGGCCGAGGTGCTGAAGTCACCCACATTGCGACGCGTGTGGCTCATTGTCAGCAAATAGCTACCTTTATTCGGTTTCAACAATATACAGTGAGTACAGAAAACATGCCCTGCCACAACCAGCCGTTAAATAACGTTACTACCGGCCAAGAACTGAATTTAACTAAGCATGTTCGGTTCGCCGCGAGCAGTAACAACAGCAGCGGCGTTCCGGTGGCGGTGGTACCGAGTTCTGAAGCGGTAGATGATGTAAATAAACAGTGTGTGAACGGGCCGAATGGTGGTGGGCTCGGCACAGACGTTTTAAACCTTGGACCTCAACTGAAACTGCTTCCTCTCAACAGCCAGATACTAGAATTACAGACCATCATCAGAGACAAGTGAGTGCTTGTCTTGGTGatcatgtgtgtgtgcgcttaCTCAACtcagaggtgggaggaagagactGTCGCATCAACAGGGCACATTATGTTTGTTCGTGTTTtgcaggacaaccagcagagggGATTTTGTGTTCTGTGCTGACCGACTGGTAAGATTATTTTAGAAGTCATCAGCTAGCTAGAAACTACAGTAGTTAATTGCATGATGAGTTGAACTGTTGGATCTTAATCCTCAGATCAGACTGGTGGTGGAAGAAGGACTGAACCAGCTGCCCTACTCAGAGTGCACTGTGACCACTCCTACAGGTACTGACACCTACCCCCGACCCCTACCCCCTACTCAGAGTGCACTGTGACCACTCCTACAGGTAATgacccctactccctactccctaccccctactccctacccccgaCCCCTACTCCGACCCCCGACCCCTACTCCGACCCCCGACCCCCTACTCAGAGTGCACTGTGACCACTCCTACAGGTACTGACCCCTACCCCCGACCCCTACCCCCgacccctactccctacccccgaCCCCTACCCCCgacccctactccctaccccgaCCCCCTACTCAGAGTGCACTTTGACCACTCCTACAGGTACTGACCTTGCTTCATCAGCGCTTCACACActactttgcaatgagctggaggcagtatgcattttgaaaacatatacttaattgtttgaaacctgaacgttttaataCATataatgaggcatgtcttaccttgtcaTGAAACCGCTTGCATGTGCAGTCTCCTTTTgacaatggtgttttcctgctgtTTGCATTATGGAATGAACATTCGCGcgtagcctactgccttgtgtGCTTATAATGGGAATAGATAATAGCTGATCAACATTTTAatctaaacgttctgatctgttgatTCAGACATATTGCTTTTAAAGTTGTTTTTATGTAGCTTAGGCCTACTGGTTTATGTAGCTTAGGCCTACTGGTTTATGTAGCTTAGGCCTACTGGTTTATGTAGCTTAGGCCTACTGGTTTATGTAGCTTAGGCCTACTGGTTTATGTAGCTTAGGCCTACTGGTTTATGTAGCTTAGGCCTACTGGTTTATGTAGCTTAGGCCTACTGGTTTATGTAGCTTAGGCCTACTGGTTTATGTAGCTTAGGCCTACTGGTTTATGTAGCTTAGGCCTACTGGTTTATGTAGCTTAGGCCTACTGGTTTATGTAGCTTAGGCCTACTGGTTTATGTAGcttaggcctactggttggatgaatttgggatttattacattttagtcatttagcagacgctcttatccagagcgacttacaggagcaattagggttaagtgccttgctcaagggcacatcgacagatttttcacctagttggctcagggattagaaccagcgacctttcggttactggcacaacactcttaaccactaagctaccttatcgtcccagagtctgtttggaataggctgtTTCTTTCtcaacaagctgaccaatagaataggtagccTAAACGTTTCTACTGTAGTAGATTGACAGGCTactgattttgctgttcgttacttgtcttgttggctgagggaaagtaaatgtggacaattattctgacatgttcaaagtgcacatcagaattTGGTAAGAAGGACCTCATATctctgttaatatgaattaccatattctaaatgatttctgtcattctgagaactgtgggtggacgccctaatcaggttagtcccaatgcatatgggtccggtacatGCACTGTGAATACTCCCAGGTTAgtcccaatgcatatgggtccggtacatGCACTGTGAATACTCCACCAGGTTAgtcccaatgcatatgggtccggtacatGCACTGTGAATACTCCCAGGTTAgtcccaatgcatatgggtccggtacatGCACTGTGAATACTCCACCAGGTTAgtcccaatgcatatgggtccggtacatGCACTGTGAATACTCCACCAGGTTAgtcccaatgcatatgggtccggtacatGCACTGTGAATACTTCACCAGGTTAgtcccaatgcatatgggtccggtacatGCACTGTGAATACTCCACCAGGTTAgtcccaatgcatatgggtccggtacatGCACTGTGAATACTTCACCAGGTTAgtcccaatgcatatgggtccggtacatGCACTGTGAATACTCCACCAGGTTAgtcccaatgcatatgggtccggtacatGCACTGTGAATACTCCACCAGGTTAgtcccaatgcatatgggtccggtacatGCACTGTGAATACTCCACCAGGTTAgtcccaatgcatatgggtccggtacatGCACTGTGAATACTCCACCAGGTTAgtcccaatgcatatgggtccggtacatGCACTGTGAATACTCCACCAGGTTAGTCCCTTACTATAACATTACATttgcatttacgtcatttagcagacgctcttatccagagcgacttacaaattggtgcattcaccttatagccagtgggataaccactttacaattattattattattattattattattattattattatttggggggggttagaaggattactttatcctatcccaggtattccttaaagaggtggggtttcaaatgtctccggaagttggtgagtgactccgctgtcctggcgtcgtgagggagcttgttccaccattggggtgccagagcagcgaacagttttgactgggctgagcgggaactgtgcttccgcagaggaaggggagccagcaggccagaggtggatgaacgcaatgccctcgtttgggtgtagggactgatcagagcctgaaggtacggaggtgccgttcccctcacagctccgtaggcaagcaccatggtcttgtagcagatgcgagcttcaactggaagccagtggagtgtgcggaggagcggggtgacgtgagagaacttgggaaggttgaacaccagacgggctgcggcattctggatgagttgtaggggtttaatggcacaggcagggagcccagccaacagcgagttgcagtaatccagacaggagatgataacccctaccccctatcccctaacccctaccccctaCTGTGACCACTCCTACAGGCACTGACCCCTAACTcctactccctatcccctaacccctaCTTTGAGTGCATTGTGACCCCTAGCCTCTACATGCTGACCCCTAGCCTCTACATGCTGACCTCCAGCCTCTACATGCTGACCCCTAGCCTCTAcatgctgacccctgacccctaccctctacatgCTGACCCCTAGCCTCTACATGCTGACCCCTAGTCTCTACATGCTGACCCCT includes:
- the LOC121557175 gene encoding E3 SUMO-protein ligase ZBED1, whose protein sequence is MGIPELRPKQECATRWNSTFDMLKRMLEIKDAIISTLALINASIEPLSQEEWELVKEVCAVLQPFQEVTVEISADSYVTASKMLLLCKGLQLVTAENQWTVTVQKVKELVAALCSAMDRKFLRMEYNTVLSETTLLDPRFKKLAFSDRRAVDEALQRISAAAAAKCTPSSQPAPPLQGQVEEEQQTSAVWRLFDDRATGDASRRNPTADAIMEVRSYLEEPLIQRAEDPLSWWQAKASVFPLLVKVMEGRLCIVATSVPSERIFSKTGQILTERRNRIRPISPSKLRHLIFLNANLP